The sequence below is a genomic window from Mycolicibacterium gilvum.
GCGCCCGGGGCTGATCGCGCTGCCGTGGGACCGGCCGCTCGCCGACTGGGCCGCCCCGATGTCGCGTTGCGCGACATCGCGGTGGGGCCGAGCAGGCACCTGGTCAGGTTCGTCGAATCCGACGGCGAACTGTGGGCGCTCAAGGAGTTGCCGCCCCGGATCGCCGGCCGCGAGTACGGCGTGCTGAGCCGGCTCGAAGAGATGGGGATCAACTCCGTACGTGCGGCGGGTGTGGTCTTCCAGCCGGATTTCGACACCGCGATCCTGCTGACGCGGTATCTGGTCGGTTCGTGGCAGTACCGGCGGCTCTTCATGCGACTGCCGCCCGATGCGCCCAAACACCGGGCCCGGCTGTTCGATGCGATGGCCACGCTGCTCGTCGAGCTGCACCGTCACGGTGTCTTCTGGGGCGACTGCTCGCTGGCCAACACCTTGTTCTCGCGACGGGCAGGTGCTGCAGGCGTTCCTCGTCGACGCCGAGACCAGCGAGGTGCATCCGGGACTGTCCGACGGGCAGCGCGCACACGACATCGACATCACGGTGGAGAACGTCGGGGCCGGGCTGCTGGACATGGCCGCCAAGCTCGAAAGACCGGATCTGCAGCCGGGTTTCATCGCCGAAGCGGTCGGTATCAGAGATCGCTACGAACAGTTGTGGAACCTGCTGGATGCGAAGCCGACGTTCGGTTTCGCCGATCGCTACCGGGTCGAGAGCACGATCCGCAAGCTCAACGAACTCGGCTTCGCCGTCGACGAGGTGTCGCTGCAGCCGGTGAGTTCCGGCGCCGAGGATCTGCGGTTACACGTCGCGGTGGGCGACCGCAACTTCCATGCGACCCAGCTGCGGCGGCTCACCGGGCTCGACGTCGGCGAGGGGCAGGCACGGATCCTGCTCGGGGATCTGCACGCCTATCAGGGGCAGCTGTGCCGGGAAGCCGGCCACGACGTCGATGAGCGGACCGCCGCGCAGTTGTGGGTGATGGAGGTGGCCACACCCACCATGCACCGTGCGCACCGAGCGGTCGGCGGCGCGGGGACCCCGATCCAGGCCTACTGCGATCTGCTGGAGTGCGGTGGCTGTTGTCCGAGCGCGCCGGCCAGGACGTCGGTACCGAACGTGCGCTGCAGGCGTTGGCGCGCAACGTCGTACCGTCGGAGTCGGCCGCGCAGCTCGCCGTGGTGGAGGTTCCGACCGAGCCCTTCTCGGTGCTCGACGACGAGTAACGCGGCGAAGATGCGATCATCGCTACATGGACGTCCGCATCAGGAACAGCGTCCGCGTCGTCGGGCGGCCGGACGGACGCCCCCTCATGCTCGCGCACGGCTTCGGCTGCGACCAGAACCTGTGGCGACTCGTCGTTCCGCTGCTCTCCGACAGATTCCGCATCGTGTTGTTCGATCACGTCGGGTCGGGTTCCTCCGATGCCGGAGCGTGGACCGCGAAGCGGTACGCCGACCTGCAGCAGTACGCCGATGACATCCTCGAGATCGTCGACGGCATGCGGCTGCGGAGGTCGTGTACGTCGGCCATTCGGTCGCGGCGATGATGGGTGTGCTCGCCACCGCGAAGAACCCGGGCGCGTTCGCGGGGCTCGTTCTGCTGACCCCGTCCCCGCGCTATCTCGACGATGGCGATTACCGCGGCGGCTTCACCCGCTTGGACATCGACGAGTTGCTCGACTCCATCGAGAGCAACTATCTGGGATGGTCCCGTGCGATGGCGCCGGTGATCATGGGAACCCCGGAGCGTCCCGACCTCGAAGGCGAACTGGCCGACGCGTTCTGCCGCACCGACCCGCAACGGGCGCTGGCGTTCGCGAGGGCCACATTCCTGTCCGACAACCGGGCCGATCTCGCGCGGGTCACGGTGCCGACGGTGGTGGTCGAGTGCGCCAGGGACACACTCGCACCGCGGGAGGTGGGCGCCTACTGCCACGAGCAGATCGCAGGGAGCACGCTGGTCACCCTCGACGCCAGCGGGCACTGCCCGCATCTGAGCGCCCCGGAGGACACCGCGGCCGCGATCGCCGACTTCGCCCTGCGGTTGTGACAGACGATCCGCGTCCGATCGGGGGCTCGACGAATTCTTCGACAGTGCGCCCTGCGGGCTGTTGCTGACCTCACCCGACGGTCGGATCATCCGCGCCAACGAGACGTTCAGCCGATGGGTCGGATACCGGTCCGAGCACCTCACCGGCCGGCAGTTCCCCGATCTGCTCGCCGCCGGCAGCAGGATCCACTACGAGACCCACTTCGTGTCGATGCTCCACATGAACGGCTCGCTCGACGGCGTCGCGGCCGATCTGCTGACCGCGGACGGAACGAGGCTGGCGGGATTCGTCACCGCGAACGTCGAGCGCGATGCCGCGGGGCGGTGGTGGCGCTGCGGATCGCGATCCAGGATGCCAGCGAACGCCGTTCGTATGAACGCGAACTCCTCGAGACCCGGCGCCGCGCCGACCGTGAACGGGAGCGTGCGCAGGTGCTCGCCGCGACCCTGCAGCGGTCCCTCATCCCGCCGACGTTGTCGCCGCCGCGCGGGTTGACCGCGGCGGCCCACTACCACAACGCCTCCCGCGACGACGTCGGTGGAGATTTCTACGATCTCTTCCCGATGGCCGAGGACAGATGGGGCATGTTCCTCGGCGACGTGTCGGGTAAGGGCGCCGGTGCGGCCGCCGTGACCTCGCTGACGCGCTACACCCTGCGCGCCGCCGCGGTCAACGACCGCGACCCGGTCGCGGTGTTGCACACCCTCGACGCGGTCCTCAGCCACGAGTTCCACGGCGACGACCCCCGGTTCTGCACGGTGATCTTCGGGGTGATCACCGCGGCACCCGACGGCTTCGACGTGCAGCTCGCCACCGGCGGTCATCCCCCGCGCTGCTGCTGCCGGTGGACGGCCCCGCACGCTACGTCGCCACCCCCGGGGGTCAGGCCGTGGGGCTGATCAGGAACCCGAGATTCGTCTCGACCAGCGTGCATCTGGGCCCCGGGGACACGCTGGTGATGTACACCGACGGTCTGACCGAGGCGAAGACGGGACGCACGAGGCGCTTCGACGACGACGCCCTGCTCGAGTTCGCCGGGCGCCACACGCCGACCGACGCCGGTGCTTTCGTCGAGGCCGTTCGCGTGCTGCTCGCCAGCTTCGGCGACGGACTCGAAGACGATGCCGCGGTGATCGCGCTCAGCGTGCCCCGCTGAACCTCCTTCCGTAGATTCGGAGTAATCTCGGCGTCGTGTCCGCAGATGCGGATGGAAGTCGAGGGTGTCGCGTGACCATGATTCGGATCAGGGACGCCGCGGCGCTGCTCGGCGTCAGCGACGACACCGTCCGGCGCTG
It includes:
- a CDS encoding PAS domain-containing protein, with the protein product MLTSPDGRIIRANETFSRWVGYRSEHLTGRQFPDLLAAGSRIHYETHFVSMLHMNGSLDGVAADLLTADGTRLAGFVTANVERDAAGRWWRCGSRSRMPANAVRMNANSSRPGAAPTVNGSVRRCSPRPCSGPSSRRRCRRRAG